Proteins from a single region of Heterodontus francisci isolate sHetFra1 chromosome 29, sHetFra1.hap1, whole genome shotgun sequence:
- the LOC137346195 gene encoding calcium homeostasis modulator protein 2-like isoform X1 has protein sequence MAVDQLLNQLKGFFLNKKSATFKAIENGVVFLILYGLEELMERNIPCPCVLVQNSVYALLFFLFPSVILFLISLLLQFDSYQWHWCKESCKCSITCTSLPIILFCKAAIPPALWIFILFLDGDYYACAEMMEGGKANRTTCAEFSCQKQPINLLSDLHRHCYTSQLIGSILFFVFLVFIISLHCLRHCTCMEKYYYKIEYDSMRGEEENEQIMEKLKTEAGKQVKTKPVGRIEDLLKIILPNYTRQQNIDSEGNEGTVSKTRHQCESQSEREEMIQMEVK, from the exons ATGGCAGTGGATCAATTATTAAATCAACTAAAAGGCTTCTTTCTAAACAAGAAATCAGCCACATTCAAAGCCATTGAGAATGGTGTAGTGTTTCTAATCCTTTACGGATTGGAAGAGCTCATGGAAAGAAATATCCCATGTCCGTGTGTTCTGGTACAGAATTCTGTCTACGCTTTGCTATTCTTCCTTTTCCCTTCAGTGATATTGTTTTTGATCAGTCTACTGCTGCAATTTGATTCATATCAATGGCATTGGTGTAAGGAAAGCTGTAAGTGTTCGATTACTTGTACTTCCTTGCCCATCATTTTGTTCTGCAAAGCAGCGATTCCACCAGCATTATGGATCTTCATATTGTTTTTGGACGGTGATTACTATGCCTGTGCAGAGATGATGGAAGGTGGAAAAGCGAATAGGACGACATGTGCCGAGTTCAGCTGCCAAAAGCAACCCATTAATCTTTTAAGTGATCTGCATCGTCATTGCTATACATCACAG CTCATCGGCAGCATTCTATTTTTCGTATTCCTAGTCTTCATAATATCCCTCCATTGTCTTCGTCATTGCACTTGCATGGAGAAATACTATTACAAGATTGAATATGATTCCATGCGTGGAGAAGAAGAAAACGAGCAGATTATGGAAAAACTGAAAACTGAAGCCGGTAAACAGGTTAAAACAAAGCCTGTCGGGAGGATCGAAGATTTGCTTAAAATCATTTTGCCTAACTATACGAGGCAACAAAATATTGATTCAGAAGGAAATGAG GGTACGGTTTCCAAAACAAGACATCAGTGTGAATCGCAATCGGAGAGAGAAGAGATGATTCAAATGGAAGTCAAATGA
- the LOC137346195 gene encoding calcium homeostasis modulator protein 2-like isoform X2, producing the protein MAVDQLLNQLKGFFLNKKSATFKAIENGVVFLILYGLEELMERNIPCPCVLVQNSVYALLFFLFPSVILFLISLLLQFDSYQWHWCKESCKCSITCTSLPIILFCKAAIPPALWIFILFLDGDYYACAEMMEGGKANRTTCAEFSCQKQPINLLSDLHRHCYTSQLIGSILFFVFLVFIISLHCLRHCTCMEKYYYKIEYDSMRGEEENEQIMEKLKTEAGKQVKTKPVGRIEDLLKIILPNYTRQQNIDSEGNETDSAEADDFFTAGYGFQNKTSV; encoded by the exons ATGGCAGTGGATCAATTATTAAATCAACTAAAAGGCTTCTTTCTAAACAAGAAATCAGCCACATTCAAAGCCATTGAGAATGGTGTAGTGTTTCTAATCCTTTACGGATTGGAAGAGCTCATGGAAAGAAATATCCCATGTCCGTGTGTTCTGGTACAGAATTCTGTCTACGCTTTGCTATTCTTCCTTTTCCCTTCAGTGATATTGTTTTTGATCAGTCTACTGCTGCAATTTGATTCATATCAATGGCATTGGTGTAAGGAAAGCTGTAAGTGTTCGATTACTTGTACTTCCTTGCCCATCATTTTGTTCTGCAAAGCAGCGATTCCACCAGCATTATGGATCTTCATATTGTTTTTGGACGGTGATTACTATGCCTGTGCAGAGATGATGGAAGGTGGAAAAGCGAATAGGACGACATGTGCCGAGTTCAGCTGCCAAAAGCAACCCATTAATCTTTTAAGTGATCTGCATCGTCATTGCTATACATCACAG CTCATCGGCAGCATTCTATTTTTCGTATTCCTAGTCTTCATAATATCCCTCCATTGTCTTCGTCATTGCACTTGCATGGAGAAATACTATTACAAGATTGAATATGATTCCATGCGTGGAGAAGAAGAAAACGAGCAGATTATGGAAAAACTGAAAACTGAAGCCGGTAAACAGGTTAAAACAAAGCCTGTCGGGAGGATCGAAGATTTGCTTAAAATCATTTTGCCTAACTATACGAGGCAACAAAATATTGATTCAGAAGGAAATGAG ACAGACTCTGCTGAAGCTGATGATTTTTTTACCGCAGGGTACGGTTTCCAAAACAAGACATCAGTGTGA